A single genomic interval of Selenobaculum gibii harbors:
- a CDS encoding ABC transporter ATP-binding protein: MKDIFKIFTIFTPKQQRYCGVIVFCMVIGAMLEAVGIGAILPLISIMGDEGFLDKHIVVKQYAEILNITTHTSFIIFSSALLIILYVLKNLYMAWLTKLQINFSTQNQIVYAEGLLEGYISKPYLYHLDQNSATLLRNVSSGPILIFTGILIPTFTLLTEAITAVTIWSMLILVDAFTAIIVAGLLGAMMYAILKTFRKKIAKRGEVQNKYSALYMKWLNQGLGAIKETKVLRKEKYFLDEFVGAYQKYGQANGDFNFINQLPRMFIETMVTSTLLILIIVKLMMGIQPMEIVPILGVLALAAFRLMPCANRIVNLSNGIKFQMPLFNLLYDELIAIKERKLQYEAKTCEEKEQLGFNKEIKVEKLTFRYPQGKKEVLKQISFSIPKGCFVGIVGQSGAGKTTFVDIMLGLLNPSNGKILVDSVDIFENIRAWQANLSYVPQSIYLIDGSIRENIALGIPEQEIDDDKIDKVLKMAELYEFVEELPEKSYTYVGERGVKLSGGQRQRIGIARALYYEPEVLILDEATSALDNETEKSITHTILKLKGQITIIAIAHRVSTLEECDFKIKFNEGQVERI; this comes from the coding sequence ATGAAAGATATCTTTAAGATATTTACTATATTTACACCGAAACAACAACGATATTGTGGAGTTATTGTCTTTTGTATGGTGATAGGTGCAATGCTTGAAGCCGTTGGAATAGGTGCAATATTGCCACTGATTTCGATTATGGGGGATGAGGGCTTTTTAGATAAGCATATCGTTGTAAAACAGTATGCAGAAATTCTAAATATAACCACGCATACATCGTTTATTATCTTTTCCTCCGCATTGTTGATTATATTGTATGTGTTGAAAAATCTATATATGGCATGGTTAACTAAGTTGCAAATTAACTTTTCAACGCAAAATCAAATTGTTTATGCAGAGGGATTATTAGAAGGGTATATAAGTAAGCCATATTTATATCATTTAGATCAAAACTCTGCAACACTTTTACGCAATGTATCAAGTGGTCCCATCCTTATTTTTACGGGGATATTGATTCCGACATTCACCTTACTTACAGAAGCCATAACGGCAGTTACCATATGGAGCATGCTTATATTGGTAGATGCATTTACAGCTATCATTGTAGCTGGTTTGCTAGGTGCTATGATGTATGCAATTTTAAAGACGTTTCGTAAAAAAATTGCTAAACGAGGAGAAGTTCAAAACAAGTATTCAGCACTTTATATGAAGTGGCTAAATCAAGGGTTAGGAGCAATTAAAGAGACAAAGGTACTCAGAAAAGAAAAATATTTCTTGGACGAATTCGTTGGAGCCTATCAAAAATATGGACAAGCAAATGGTGATTTTAACTTTATTAATCAGTTGCCAAGAATGTTTATTGAAACTATGGTTACGAGTACTTTATTGATTTTGATTATTGTGAAATTAATGATGGGGATACAGCCCATGGAGATTGTACCGATTCTTGGAGTACTTGCGTTAGCTGCATTTCGACTAATGCCTTGTGCAAATCGTATTGTAAACTTATCGAATGGTATCAAATTTCAAATGCCGTTATTTAATCTTCTTTATGATGAATTAATAGCGATAAAAGAAAGAAAGTTGCAATACGAAGCTAAGACGTGTGAGGAAAAAGAACAACTAGGCTTTAATAAAGAAATAAAAGTAGAAAAATTAACGTTTAGATATCCGCAAGGGAAAAAAGAAGTACTAAAACAAATTTCTTTTAGTATTCCCAAAGGTTGTTTTGTTGGAATTGTTGGCCAATCTGGTGCCGGGAAAACAACATTTGTTGATATTATGCTTGGGTTATTAAACCCATCCAATGGAAAAATTCTTGTGGATAGTGTTGATATATTTGAAAATATACGTGCTTGGCAGGCGAACTTGTCCTATGTCCCCCAGAGTATTTATTTAATTGATGGTAGTATACGCGAAAATATAGCGTTAGGTATTCCAGAACAAGAAATAGATGATGATAAAATAGATAAGGTTCTTAAAATGGCAGAACTTTATGAATTTGTTGAAGAGTTACCAGAAAAAAGCTATACGTATGTTGGTGAACGTGGTGTAAAACTATCCGGAGGACAGAGACAAAGAATAGGGATAGCCAGAGCACTATACTATGAGCCAGAAGTTTTAATTCTTGATGAAGCGACTTCGGCATTAGATAATGAAACAGAAAAAAGTATCACACATACGATATTAAAATTAAAAGGGCAGATAACAATTATCGCGATTGCTCATCGTGTTAGTACGTTGGAAGAGTGTGATTTTAAGATAAAGTTTAATGAAGGACAGGTAGAACGTATATAA
- the gmd gene encoding GDP-mannose 4,6-dehydratase → MEKVALITGITGQDGAYLAELLLEKGYEVHGIKRRSSLFNTDRIDHLYKDLHEKNVKFFLHYGDLTDSTNLIRIIQQVQPDEIYNLAAQSHVQVSFDTPEYTANADALGTLRILEAIRILKLEKKTKFYQASTSELYGLVQETPQKETTPFYPRSPYAVAKLYGYWITVNYREAYGIYACNGILFNHESPLRGETFVTRKITRAVARIKLGLQEKLYLGNLSAKRDWGYAKDYVEAMWLMLQQDKPEDFVVATGETHKVREFVTLAFKEVGINIKWQGTGIDEKGIDEATGKTIIEVDPRYFRPTEVELLLGDATKAQQKLGWEPKTNLAELCAMMVKEDLTSAKRDLLCEQHGFETHQYNE, encoded by the coding sequence ATGGAGAAAGTAGCGTTAATAACAGGAATTACGGGACAAGATGGTGCATATTTAGCAGAACTTTTGCTTGAAAAGGGCTATGAAGTACATGGAATCAAGCGCAGATCATCTTTATTTAATACGGATAGAATTGACCATTTATATAAAGATTTACATGAAAAAAATGTGAAATTCTTTTTGCACTATGGAGATTTAACTGATTCGACGAATTTAATTCGTATTATTCAACAGGTACAGCCGGATGAAATTTATAATCTTGCAGCACAAAGTCATGTCCAAGTTTCCTTTGACACACCAGAATATACGGCAAATGCTGATGCACTTGGAACACTTAGGATTTTAGAAGCAATTCGAATTTTGAAACTAGAGAAGAAGACAAAATTTTATCAAGCATCTACGAGTGAGTTGTATGGCTTGGTACAAGAAACTCCACAGAAAGAAACGACTCCGTTTTATCCTCGTAGTCCGTATGCAGTTGCTAAACTGTATGGCTATTGGATAACAGTAAACTATAGGGAAGCATATGGAATCTATGCTTGTAATGGGATTCTTTTCAATCATGAATCGCCACTTCGCGGGGAAACCTTTGTAACGCGGAAGATTACAAGAGCGGTTGCTAGAATAAAACTTGGACTTCAAGAAAAGCTATACTTAGGAAATCTCAGTGCAAAACGTGACTGGGGCTATGCCAAAGACTATGTTGAAGCGATGTGGCTAATGCTTCAACAAGATAAACCAGAAGACTTTGTTGTTGCAACAGGAGAGACACATAAAGTGCGAGAGTTTGTTACACTTGCGTTTAAAGAAGTAGGAATAAATATTAAGTGGCAAGGTACAGGTATTGATGAAAAAGGGATTGATGAAGCTACAGGAAAAACTATTATTGAGGTAGATCCTAGATATTTTAGACCAACAGAAGTAGAACTACTACTAGGGGATGCGACAAAAGCACAACAAAAATTAGGCTGGGAGCCAAAAACTAACTTAGCAGAGCTTTGTGCAATGATGGTAAAAGAAGATTTAACGAGTGCGAAACGAGATTTGCTTTGTGAACAACATGGCTTTGAAACGCACCAATATAATGAGTAA
- a CDS encoding aldo/keto reductase, translating to MPSKLCLGTVQFGLKYGINNAIGRQPVKTETFDLLKKAIDLGITTFDTASVYGNAEDLLGDFNIAKDSVKVISKLKPNIMDDIVNNVIKEVERSLKRLKLALIDGYLLHDAKDFYRQEIMKGLQICKEKSLVKNIGVSVYGVEDALNAVKSGLIDYIQIPYNVFDQRLNETDFFELADKNKVKVFARSAFLQGLLLMDIDKLPAHLIEARPYLEKFNNITNDYGYSRSEAAFLFSYCNPSIDKVVFGVETKQQLEFNLKIVSESDGFKGCYDELYNRFNKIERKIIVPSLWN from the coding sequence ATGCCTAGTAAGCTTTGCTTAGGAACCGTTCAATTTGGATTGAAGTATGGAATTAATAATGCAATAGGCAGACAGCCAGTTAAAACAGAAACTTTTGACTTGTTAAAAAAAGCAATAGATTTAGGTATTACTACATTTGACACAGCAAGTGTTTATGGAAATGCAGAAGATTTATTAGGCGATTTTAATATTGCTAAAGATTCTGTAAAGGTAATATCTAAATTGAAGCCTAATATAATGGATGATATTGTGAACAATGTAATAAAGGAAGTCGAAAGATCATTAAAACGTTTAAAGTTGGCACTTATAGATGGATATTTATTACATGATGCAAAAGATTTTTATCGACAGGAAATTATGAAAGGGTTACAAATTTGTAAAGAAAAAAGTTTAGTCAAAAATATCGGAGTATCTGTTTATGGTGTAGAAGATGCTCTTAATGCAGTGAAAAGTGGACTAATTGATTACATACAAATACCTTATAATGTTTTTGATCAGCGACTAAATGAAACTGATTTTTTTGAATTAGCTGACAAAAATAAAGTGAAAGTTTTTGCAAGAAGTGCATTTTTACAAGGTTTATTATTAATGGATATAGATAAATTGCCTGCACATTTAATTGAAGCAAGACCTTATTTGGAAAAATTTAATAATATTACAAACGACTATGGATACTCACGGAGTGAAGCTGCTTTTTTATTTAGTTATTGTAATCCATCAATAGATAAAGTTGTTTTTGGTGTAGAAACTAAACAGCAATTAGAATTTAATCTAAAGATTGTCTCGGAAAGTGATGGCTTTAAAGGTTGTTATGATGAGTTATATAACAGATTCAATAAAATTGAACGAAAAATAATTGTTCCAAGTCTATGGAATTAA
- the pseC gene encoding UDP-4-amino-4,6-dideoxy-N-acetyl-beta-L-altrosamine transaminase, with the protein MISYGKQNISQKDIDNVIEVLKSDFLTQGPTIENFERYVANYCGAKYAVAVTNATSALHIACLAAGLKKGDILWTSPNTFVASANCGLYCGADIDFVDIDDNTYNMSIAELEQKLKETKIKPKVVIPVHFAGQSCDMLRLKELAEKYGFMIIEDASHATGADYLKTKIGSCQYSDMTVFSFHPVKIVTTGEGGMVLTNSKELYDKLILFRSHGITRNKDFMKRESDGPWYYEQVDLGFNYRMTDIQAALGISQMARIDEFVAKRRYLANRYNELLKNMPLKLPYQSQNTNSSWHIYVVRADFSKLKITKQELFAKMREKGINLNLHYIPVHTQPYYIKLGFNKGDFPISEKYYEEVFTLPLFYDLTDKQQEYVVKCLGGILKNA; encoded by the coding sequence ATGATTTCGTATGGAAAACAAAATATTTCGCAAAAAGATATTGATAATGTTATTGAAGTTTTAAAATCAGATTTTTTAACGCAAGGACCGACTATAGAAAATTTTGAACGATATGTGGCTAATTATTGTGGGGCGAAGTATGCAGTCGCAGTTACTAATGCAACATCAGCACTTCACATTGCCTGTTTAGCAGCAGGGCTTAAAAAAGGTGATATTCTTTGGACAAGTCCAAATACTTTTGTTGCATCTGCTAATTGTGGATTGTATTGTGGAGCTGACATTGACTTTGTTGATATTGATGATAATACATATAACATGAGCATAGCGGAATTAGAACAAAAACTAAAAGAAACAAAAATAAAACCGAAGGTAGTCATTCCAGTACATTTTGCTGGTCAATCATGTGATATGTTGAGATTAAAAGAGTTGGCAGAAAAATATGGTTTTATGATTATTGAGGATGCATCACATGCAACTGGTGCAGATTATCTGAAGACTAAAATTGGCTCATGTCAATATTCTGATATGACGGTTTTTAGCTTTCATCCTGTCAAGATTGTTACGACTGGTGAAGGGGGAATGGTTTTAACTAACAGTAAAGAGTTATATGACAAACTTATTTTATTTCGTAGTCATGGAATAACCCGTAATAAAGATTTTATGAAGCGTGAATCTGATGGTCCTTGGTATTATGAGCAAGTGGATTTAGGGTTTAACTATCGGATGACTGATATACAGGCGGCGTTAGGAATAAGTCAAATGGCGCGAATTGATGAGTTTGTGGCAAAAAGAAGATATCTAGCAAATCGTTATAATGAATTATTGAAAAATATGCCACTAAAACTTCCATATCAATCGCAGAATACAAATTCATCTTGGCATATTTACGTTGTAAGAGCAGATTTTTCTAAATTGAAAATAACAAAACAAGAGTTGTTTGCTAAAATGCGTGAAAAGGGGATTAATTTAAACCTTCATTATATTCCAGTACATACTCAGCCATATTATATAAAACTTGGTTTTAATAAAGGTGATTTCCCTATTAGTGAAAAATATTATGAAGAAGTATTTACATTGCCACTATTTTATGATTTAACAGATAAACAGCAAGAATATGTTGTGAAATGTTTAGGTGGGATTCTAAAAAATGCCTAG
- a CDS encoding SDR family oxidoreductase — protein sequence MIDNIFSLKNKTIVITGGAGHLGKAMSEALAAFGANLFIVGYDEDKNKKYAMNLKDKYKLDVCIGGNIDLKDEDSIKIQLANIIDKTGKIDILINNAAFSCAGKVENMTNDDWCKGIDGTINGVFRVTKYTLQQMIKQQYGNIINIASMYGMVAPDSRIYGNSGFNNPANYGAGKAAIIQFTKYLATTYGNKNIRANSISPGPFPSCEVQKNKEFIKNLSSKNPLGRIGRPEDLQGIIVLLASDASSYLTGQNIAVDGGWTAW from the coding sequence ATGATTGATAATATTTTTTCTTTAAAAAATAAAACAATTGTCATTACAGGAGGTGCTGGTCACTTAGGGAAAGCAATGAGTGAAGCATTGGCCGCGTTTGGTGCAAATTTATTTATAGTAGGATATGATGAAGATAAAAATAAAAAATATGCTATGAATTTAAAAGATAAATATAAATTAGATGTATGTATTGGTGGTAATATTGATTTAAAAGATGAAGACTCAATAAAAATACAATTGGCTAATATCATAGATAAAACAGGGAAAATTGATATTTTGATTAATAATGCTGCATTTAGTTGTGCTGGTAAAGTAGAAAATATGACGAATGATGACTGGTGCAAAGGGATAGATGGAACGATTAATGGTGTATTTCGTGTTACTAAATATACTTTGCAACAGATGATAAAGCAACAATATGGCAATATTATAAATATTGCGTCTATGTATGGTATGGTGGCTCCTGATTCAAGAATCTATGGGAATAGCGGTTTTAATAATCCGGCAAATTATGGTGCGGGTAAAGCTGCTATTATACAATTTACGAAATATCTTGCAACCACGTATGGTAATAAAAACATTCGAGCGAATTCTATTTCTCCAGGACCTTTTCCAAGTTGTGAAGTGCAAAAAAATAAGGAATTTATTAAAAATTTATCTAGCAAAAATCCACTGGGCCGTATTGGACGACCAGAAGATTTACAAGGTATTATTGTTTTGTTAGCTTCTGATGCTAGTTCATATTTGACAGGACAGAATATAGCAGTTGATGGAGGTTGGACAGCATGGTAG
- the pseB gene encoding UDP-N-acetylglucosamine 4,6-dehydratase (inverting), whose translation MFNNKSILITGGTGSFGKKFIQILFEKYQPKKVIVFSRDELKQFEMQQVFNEPCMRYFIGDVRDVERLKKAMYKVDYVVHAAALKQVPAAEYNPMECIKTNIHGAQNVIDAAIACNVEKVIALSTDKAANPINLYGATKLASDKLFTAANNLVGDRKTRFSVVRYGNVVGSRGSVVPFFKKIVANGATEIPITDERMTRFWLKLEDGVNFVLKNFERMQGGEIFIPKIPSMRILDLAKAIAPDLYTKVIGIRPGEKLHEIMCPADTYYETLEFADHYVIKPSISFSYAVDYEHNAIGEIGFPVADGFEYNSGTNPHFLTVEELREMNP comes from the coding sequence ATGTTTAATAATAAATCAATACTAATTACTGGTGGAACAGGCTCATTTGGGAAAAAGTTTATTCAAATATTGTTTGAAAAATATCAACCTAAGAAAGTAATTGTGTTTTCACGTGATGAATTGAAGCAATTTGAAATGCAACAAGTATTTAATGAGCCTTGTATGCGTTATTTTATTGGCGATGTGCGTGATGTTGAACGATTAAAAAAAGCAATGTATAAGGTGGATTATGTAGTACATGCAGCCGCACTAAAACAAGTTCCGGCAGCTGAATATAACCCAATGGAGTGTATTAAAACTAATATTCATGGAGCGCAAAATGTAATTGATGCAGCGATTGCTTGCAATGTTGAAAAAGTAATTGCTTTATCGACGGATAAAGCGGCAAATCCGATTAATCTATATGGTGCAACAAAACTTGCCTCGGACAAATTGTTTACAGCAGCGAATAATTTAGTTGGTGATCGAAAAACTAGATTTTCTGTAGTACGATATGGAAATGTTGTAGGTTCACGTGGTTCAGTAGTGCCATTTTTTAAAAAGATTGTTGCAAATGGAGCAACAGAAATACCAATTACGGATGAAAGAATGACAAGATTTTGGCTTAAACTTGAAGATGGTGTGAACTTTGTATTGAAAAATTTCGAACGAATGCAAGGAGGAGAAATATTTATCCCGAAGATCCCTTCGATGCGAATTCTGGATTTAGCAAAAGCAATTGCGCCCGATTTATACACAAAGGTTATAGGGATTCGTCCTGGGGAAAAATTGCATGAAATCATGTGTCCAGCAGATACATATTATGAAACTTTAGAATTTGCAGATCATTATGTAATTAAACCTTCAATTAGTTTTAGTTATGCAGTTGATTATGAACACAATGCAATCGGTGAAATAGGTTTTCCTGTCGCTGATGGATTTGAATATAATTCTGGAACAAATCCACACTTTCTTACTGTAGAAGAATTAAGGGAGATGAATCCTTGA
- the pseG gene encoding UDP-2,4-diacetamido-2,4,6-trideoxy-beta-L-altropyranose hydrolase — translation MRYIIFRVDSSTQIGSGHLMRCLTLANQLKTKAEIRFISRNLVGNLNYLITQNGFKCIELLPANDRNNVLCGYEKWLTVKQEQDAKEVKEILKNLDTELLVVDSYAIDETWEKAIRPFVKKIVVIDDLANRKHECDILLDQNYYIDMNNRYKGLVSGKCKLLLGPTYALLREEFYIEKKKQRQRNGRIKNILVFFGGSDLTNETMKTLKALVLLNKEDITVNVVVGGSNQYKEEVKEFCQRYHWMNYYCQINNMAEMMNQADLAIGAGGTTMWERCFLGLPAIVITVAENQIKIAQDCDESGFIKYLGKSSLVTELVIFEVILSLHGEKYKKLEYNCTRFRRDKNNEWIKLLFAGSGIG, via the coding sequence ATGCGATATATTATTTTTCGAGTAGATTCATCAACACAAATAGGTAGCGGTCATCTAATGAGATGCCTTACACTAGCAAATCAATTAAAAACAAAAGCTGAAATTCGTTTTATTTCACGTAATTTAGTAGGTAACTTAAATTATTTAATAACACAGAATGGGTTTAAATGTATAGAACTTTTACCTGCTAATGATAGAAATAATGTATTGTGTGGTTATGAGAAGTGGCTGACAGTTAAGCAGGAACAAGATGCAAAAGAAGTAAAAGAAATATTAAAAAATTTGGATACTGAATTGTTAGTAGTAGATAGTTATGCTATTGATGAAACTTGGGAGAAAGCTATTCGACCATTTGTAAAAAAGATTGTGGTGATTGATGACTTGGCAAATCGAAAGCATGAGTGTGATATATTGCTTGACCAAAACTATTATATTGATATGAATAATAGATATAAAGGTCTGGTAAGTGGTAAGTGTAAGTTGCTATTAGGTCCGACCTATGCACTACTTAGAGAAGAATTTTATATAGAAAAGAAAAAACAACGACAACGGAATGGGCGAATAAAAAATATTCTCGTATTTTTTGGTGGTAGTGACTTAACCAATGAAACAATGAAAACTTTAAAAGCATTGGTCTTATTAAATAAAGAAGATATTACTGTGAATGTTGTTGTGGGTGGAAGCAATCAGTATAAAGAAGAAGTAAAAGAATTTTGTCAGCGATATCACTGGATGAATTATTATTGCCAAATAAATAATATGGCAGAAATGATGAATCAAGCAGATTTAGCAATCGGTGCTGGTGGAACTACTATGTGGGAGAGATGCTTTTTAGGATTGCCAGCGATTGTAATTACTGTAGCAGAAAATCAGATTAAGATTGCCCAAGATTGTGATGAAAGCGGGTTTATTAAGTATTTAGGTAAAAGCTCTTTGGTAACCGAGCTTGTTATTTTCGAAGTCATATTAAGCTTGCATGGGGAAAAATATAAAAAATTGGAATACAATTGTACTAGGTTCAGGAGAGATAAAAATAATGAATGGATTAAATTGTTATTTGCGGGCAGTGGAATTGGATGA
- the pseI gene encoding pseudaminic acid synthase: MSGNHNQSLDRALEIVELSAKAGVDALKLQTYTADTMTLNIAEREFFIKDKNSLWGGTSLYDLYKKAYTPWEWHGPIFKRCKELGILGFSTPFDSTSVEFLESLDVPMYKIASFENIDLPLIKKVAQTGKPIIASTGMASIAELDELVRTARENGCRDLTLLKCTSNYPSTPEGTNLLTIPHMRELFNCKVGLSDHTLGIGAAVASVALGAAVIEKHFTISRADGGVDSVFSLEPTEMKMLVEEANRAYEALGEIHYGISEQEKKSLQFRRSLYIVEDMKAGDVITEKNMRSIRPGVGLSPKYYDVLIGKTVKSDVKKGTPLSFEVL, encoded by the coding sequence ATGTCAGGCAATCATAATCAGTCTCTAGATAGAGCATTAGAAATTGTAGAGTTGTCTGCAAAAGCTGGTGTTGATGCACTTAAATTACAAACATATACAGCAGATACAATGACATTAAACATTGCAGAACGGGAGTTTTTCATTAAAGATAAAAACAGTTTGTGGGGTGGTACTTCATTATATGATTTATACAAAAAAGCTTATACTCCATGGGAATGGCATGGGCCAATTTTTAAACGATGTAAGGAACTTGGAATTCTAGGATTTAGTACACCTTTTGATTCTACATCGGTTGAATTTTTAGAATCACTAGATGTTCCAATGTACAAAATTGCTTCATTTGAAAATATAGATTTACCGTTAATCAAAAAAGTGGCTCAAACAGGTAAGCCGATAATTGCCTCTACAGGAATGGCAAGTATTGCTGAACTAGATGAATTAGTCAGGACAGCTAGAGAAAATGGTTGCAGGGATTTAACATTATTAAAATGTACAAGTAATTATCCATCAACTCCAGAAGGAACAAATTTGCTAACAATACCACATATGAGGGAGTTATTTAATTGTAAAGTAGGCTTATCTGATCATACGTTAGGAATAGGAGCGGCTGTTGCAAGCGTCGCTTTGGGGGCAGCTGTAATTGAGAAACATTTTACAATTTCTCGTGCCGATGGTGGAGTAGATTCAGTTTTTTCATTAGAGCCAACCGAAATGAAAATGTTAGTAGAAGAAGCAAACAGAGCATATGAAGCATTGGGTGAGATTCATTATGGAATTAGTGAGCAAGAAAAGAAGTCATTACAGTTTAGAAGAAGTTTATATATTGTAGAAGATATGAAAGCAGGAGATGTAATAACGGAAAAGAATATGAGAAGTATTAGACCAGGGGTAGGATTGAGCCCGAAGTATTATGATGTATTGATAGGGAAAACGGTAAAGTCAGATGTAAAAAAAGGAACACCACTATCCTTTGAAGTGCTTTAG
- a CDS encoding GNAT family N-acetyltransferase, whose translation MNGLNCYLRAVELDDAKLLYIWRNEKETRKNSFNSNLIDFNEHLNWLEKKLENNARLFYILVCDGMEVGQVRVDIEGKIGVVNYSIDSKYRKMGYGKRVLELAEQELLKSTANLKKIVGYVKSENVASRHIFQILNYQEELKGNMCIYTKSLID comes from the coding sequence ATGAATGGATTAAATTGTTATTTGCGGGCAGTGGAATTGGATGATGCTAAGTTATTGTATATATGGCGCAATGAAAAAGAGACTCGTAAGAATTCATTTAATAGTAATTTGATAGATTTTAATGAACATTTAAATTGGTTGGAAAAAAAACTAGAGAATAATGCAAGACTATTTTATATTTTAGTGTGTGATGGTATGGAAGTAGGACAGGTTCGTGTAGATATAGAAGGAAAAATAGGTGTGGTTAATTATAGTATTGATTCAAAATATAGAAAAATGGGTTATGGCAAGCGTGTATTAGAGTTGGCGGAACAGGAATTATTAAAAAGTACTGCCAATTTAAAAAAAATAGTTGGTTATGTGAAATCGGAAAATGTAGCATCGCGACATATTTTTCAAATTCTTAATTATCAGGAAGAGTTAAAAGGTAATATGTGTATCTACACGAAATCGTTAATTGATTAA
- a CDS encoding cytidylyltransferase domain-containing protein, whose translation MVAKIGCIIQARMGSTRLPGKVLMKLEDKTVLGHILTRLKQVKNADVIIVATSTSIEDNKIKDECNKYGVECFRGELKNVLSRYYHAATLYGLTDIVRICADNTILNWEIIDKQIEAYLKSKPDILCCGENITLGTGGEIFSYDMLKQAYLNAKEDYQYEHVTPYIYENSNHIVRYDIEEDLSKYRFTLDTQDDWALIQKIYEHLYKKNALFTLEEAIELINTHPELYRINENIKQIKVLKMNRDNKYVKV comes from the coding sequence ATGGTAGCTAAAATTGGGTGTATCATCCAGGCAAGAATGGGATCAACTCGTTTGCCAGGTAAAGTATTAATGAAGTTAGAAGACAAAACTGTGCTAGGTCATATATTAACGAGATTAAAGCAAGTAAAAAATGCGGATGTGATTATCGTTGCAACTAGTACAAGCATTGAGGATAATAAAATTAAAGATGAATGTAATAAATATGGTGTGGAGTGCTTTAGAGGCGAGCTAAAGAATGTTTTATCACGATATTATCATGCTGCTACGTTATACGGGTTAACGGATATTGTTCGTATATGTGCTGATAATACAATACTTAATTGGGAAATTATAGATAAACAGATTGAAGCGTATTTGAAAAGTAAACCCGATATCTTATGTTGTGGAGAGAATATCACGTTGGGAACTGGCGGTGAGATATTTTCCTATGATATGCTGAAACAGGCATATTTAAATGCAAAAGAAGATTATCAATACGAACATGTAACACCATATATTTATGAAAATAGTAATCATATTGTACGTTACGATATTGAAGAAGATTTATCAAAATATCGTTTCACTTTAGATACACAAGATGATTGGGCTTTGATTCAAAAAATTTATGAGCATTTATATAAAAAAAATGCATTATTTACGTTGGAAGAAGCTATTGAGCTGATAAATACACATCCTGAGTTATATAGGATTAATGAGAATATAAAACAAATAAAAGTACTCAAAATGAATAGAGATAATAAATATGTGAAGGTGTAA